From Leptolyngbya sp. 'hensonii':
GGAAATACGTCCACCGGTCAGAGAATTAATGGCTCCAACTAGCCGGATCAGCCTTGAAGTTTATGAAGTTTATGAGGATGAATTTTGAATTTTGTCAGGCTTTGACCAGGACACAAGGTATTTTGACTTTTGAACTACGTTAATCTAGAGGGTATGCCTGCCCACACGCAGTATCGGAAAAGCGAACCGTTATGTCTCACTTCACCACCATTCAAGTCCATATCAAAGACGGTGAGATTTTATCCCAAGTTCTGGAAGAACTGGGATACGAGGTAGAACGGGATGCTGCCGTCCGGGGCTATCAGGGCGATCGCACCTACGCCGAGTTCGTCATCCGCCAGGACAACGGCTATGACCTGGGGTTTCGCCTGAACGGGAACAACTATGAACTGGTCGCTGATTTTTGGGGCGTTGCCATGAATCAGAAAACCTTTGTGAATCAGGTCTCTCAGAAGTATGCTCACAAGATGTTGCTGAGTACAGTCCAGGATCAGGGGTTTACCGTCGAAGCGGAAGAAATACTACCGGATGGGACCGTCAGGGTTTTAGTAGGGCGCTGGGCCTGATTCTCCCGATCGGCAGGGCACCGTTACCCGCATTGACCAGAAGCAAGTGAACTGAGGTTAGGGGTCACCGGCTGTGATGGATTGGCAGACAACGTCGGGCTTAACCAGTTGGGAGGGAAGATTCCTGGGAGCGAACCTCTCGGGATACGTTCTCTCTAAGACATTTCCGTTCCATCTTATTCTGGGGCAGGATTTACAAATCTTGCAGAGTGGCGATGCCATTCAGCAGCTATTTCCTGGGATTACGGTAGGGTCATCCCTGCAACAGCATTTCTATATCCGTTATCCTAATGGCCCAATCAACTATGGTGAGCTGAGTCAGCAATCCAGTACATCCATGGTTCTGGAGGCCAGCGACAACAGTTTACAGCTCCAGGGGCAATTACTGTTTAGCGAAAATCGGGACATCCTCTTTTTCCTGGGCATTCCCCACATCCCCCATCTGGAAGCCCTGAAGATTTTGGGCGCAAACCTCTCAAACTGGAAAGTTCAGGATTCGGTTGCAGACTTTCTCTTCCTGCTGCAGGCCCGCACCGTCAGTCTCTCGGATGCCAGACGGTTGGCGGAAAAACTGACTGAACAGCGGGCGGAATTGCACCGGGCCTTGGCCCAATCCGAACTAACCACCGCTGTGCTAGAGCAGGCCACGGATGCGATCGAAATCATGGACCCGGAGTTGAAAATTCTCTACGTCAACTCAGCCTTTGAGAAGATCACGGGGTATAGCCGCTCTGAGGCGATCGGGAAAACCCCCGCCACCCTTTTCCGAGCAGGCCAGCCCGAGGAAGGCATTTATGCCGAAATCTCCCGTTCCCTTTCATCTGGTCAGGTCTGGCACGGCTCCTATATCGGCAGACGCAAAGATGGCTCTTTCTACCATCAGGAAGCCACCCTTTTCCCGGTACTGAACTACGAGAACGAAGTCACAAACTACGTCGCGATCAAACGGGATATCAGCGATCGCAAACAGACCCAAACCAAGTTAGAACATTCCCTCTCCATCCTCAATGCAACTTTTGAAGCCACTGCTGACAGTATTCTGGTCACCGATATTCGGGGGAAGATCCTGCATTTCAACCAGAAGTTTGTCGATCTCTGGCAAATTCCTGCCTCGATCCTGAACCTGCGAGATAATCGCCAGTCCGTTCTGCATCATATTGCGGGTCAGCTCCGGGATCCCCAGAGCTTTTCCTCCAAAAAAATGCTGGAACTGTATGTCCGCCCCCACACGGAAAGTTACGACATCCTGGAACTGAAGGATGGCAGAGTTCTGGAGCTCTATTCCTCACCCCAGCGCCTGGATGATGTGGTGATTGGGTGGGTCTGGAGTTTCCGCGATGTGACGGAACGGCAACGAACAGAGGCCAGAATGCGCTATCAGGCACTCTACGACACGCTCACGGGATTGCCCAACCGGGTCTTATTTCACGATCGCCTCTCCGATGCCCTGGCCCAAGCTGGAGGCCGGGAGATTCAGGTTGCCGTTCTCTTCCTGGATCTGGATCGGTTTAAGCTGATCAACGATACTCTGGGTCATGCAGCCGGAGACCTTTTACTGCAGGAGTTTGCCCAACGTCTGAGATCCTGCCTGCGGGATAGTGATGTGCTGGCGCGCTGGGCTGGGGATGAATTTACCCTCTTAATTCCCCGTATTAATGGTGCAGAAGAAGCTGCCGCGATCGCCCAGCGCATTATGGAGACCTTGAAACCAGAGTTTAACCTGGATGGCCACCTGTTACGAGTCACCAGCAGCATTGGCATTGCCATCTATCCCCAGGATGGGACCGATGCCGAAACCCTGCTCAAACACGCCGATGCCGCTCTGTATCAAACCAAAGAGGCGGGTCGAAATGGATACCACTTTTATACATCCACCACAAATTCTGCAGCCTCTGCCTGGTTGACCCTGGAAAACCACCTGAACCGAGCCCTGGAGCGGCAGGAGTTTGTTCTGCACTACCAGCCCCAGGTCAATCTTGTGACGGGAGAAATTATTCAGATGGAGGCCCTGTTGCGTTGGCAGAGTCCTGAGTTAGGGCTAGTCTCTCCGGATCAGTTTATTCCACTGGCTGAGGAAAGCGGGCTCATCCTGGCGATCGGTGAGTGGGTGCTCCGCACAGCCTGTCGGCAACAGCGCCTTTGGCAGGAGAGCAGTCTCCCATCTGTTGGTATTGGGATTAACCTCTCTGGCCACCAGTTCAAGCAGCCCAGGCTGGTGGAAAGCATCCACCAAATTTTGCAAGAGACAGGGATGGAACCTCGATACCTGGAACTGGAAATTACTGAAACCACGGTGATGAAGGATGTCGATCGCACCCACCTCACCCTGGAAGAACTGCACCAACTGGGCATCTCCATCGCTCTGGATGACTTCGGTACGGGCTATTCATCCCTCAACTACCTTAAAAAGTTTCCGTTTCACACCCTGAAAATTGATCAATCGTTTATTGCAGAGGTAACCACAGATACCAATGATGAAGCGATCGTCACCGCTATCATTGCCCTGGGGCGGGTCTTAAAGCTGAAGCTGGTGGCGGAAGGCGTTGAGACTAGGGAACAGGCCCAGTTATTGCAGTCGCTGGGATGCGAGACCATGCAGGGCTATCTGTTCAGCCATCCCGTTCCGGCAGACCGGGCCACAGAATTGCTCCAGCACCGATCGTCGCCAGAACTGTTGCCCCCCATCTCGGGATCAACTGATTTGGGTTAAGCTAAACCCGGACTATTCACATGCAAATGCAAGGGCCATGACACCTCCACGTGTTCTCTGTCTGGGAGAGATTCTCTTTGATTTCCTGGCCAATCAACCCGGCCTGCCCCCCGATCAGGTTCGGTCCTGGACACCTTATGCAGGAGGTGCGCCAGCGAATGTGGCCTTTGCCCTGACCAAATTGGGGACATCCGCTGGCTTTATCGGCTGTGTGGGCCAGGATCAATCCGGGGAGGAATTGATCCGATTGCTGGATGAGGCAGGCGTGGATCGGAGCGGCATCCAGCGGTATCCAGCTCCCACCCGCAAAGTCTCCGTCGTCCTTTCCGAGACAGGCGATCGCACCTTTGCCGGGTTTCGGGGCGGATACCAGGCCAGTGACTTCGCTGACGCTTACCTGCAGGCCGACCTCCTCCCCACCTCCCTGTTCGAAACGGCTGATTTCCTGGTCCTGGGCACCTTAGAACTGGCCTATCCCGACAGTCGGGCCGCGATTGAGCGGGCGATCTCCCTGGCGGAACAACACTACGTCAAGATTCTGGTTGATATCAACTGGCGACCCATGTTCTGGCCCGACTTAGCCGTTGCCATCCCCCTGATTCAGATTCTGTTAAAACAGGTGGACTTTCTCAAGCTCTCCGTGGAAGAGGCCGAGTGGCTATTCGGGACCAGTGATCCGGGGGCGATCGGCCATCGGCTAGGCAATGTTGAAGGTGTTCTGGTAACTGCTGGTGCAGCCGGGTGCGCTTACTGCCTGAGCAACCATGAGGGCAGACTGTCTGCCTTTGAAGTGGATGTAGAAGACACCACTGGAGCTGGGGACGGCTTTGTTGCTGGCTTTGTGCATCAGCTCTGCACCCGGGGCTGGCCAGCCCTGCAAGAGGCAGACCAAGTGAGAGATGTGGTTATCTATGCCAGTGCGGTCGGGGCTCTGACTGCCCTACGCCCAGGCGCGATCGCCGCCCAGCCTACCGGAGCCGAGGTTGATGCGTTTTTATATTTGAATCACCTCAACTCATAACCCCCTATCAGGCAGGGCGATCGCAGGCAAATCATGCCCGATCCGAGGGAAACCATGGAAAATAGGAGGATGAAGCAGTGGACCGATCGGTTTGCCGGTGATCTCAATGGCACAAGCACTTTCCAACCCGCTCACCTTGCAAGAATTTCTGGAATTGCCAGAAACCAAACCAGCCAGTGAATACATCGACGGACGGGTGATTCAAAAACCCATGCCCAAGGGACGACATAGCCGTTTGCAAGGAAAACTCTGTGCCGCCATCAATCAAGTTGCAGAGGATCTGAAAATTGCCTATGCCTTCCCCGAATTGAGATGTAGTTTTGCAGGGCGATCGATCGTTCCTGATATTGCAGTCTTTCGCTGGCATCGGATTCCCTTCACAGCCGCAGGGGACGTTCCCGACAACTTTGACCTTCCACCCGATTGGACCATTGAAATCCTTTCCCCGGAACAGAAGCCCAATAAAGTGTTGGGAAATCTACTCCACTGTCTGGAACATGGGAGTAATCTGGGCTGGTTCATTGACCCGGATGATGTCAGTATTCTGGTGTTACAGCCTCAGCAACAGCCAGTTCTGTGTCAGGGCACTCAAGTCCTCCCAGTCTTGCCTGACTTGGCACTCCCCCTCACAGGAACTCAAGTGTTCCACTGGCTCAAAATGGGACAATAATTCGGAGGAATTTGTGACAATTTTTTGAAAGCCTTCGGCAGGAAGTCCCCAATCGTAAGGTCTCCGTCTAAACCCATCGCTTTAGAAGAAT
This genomic window contains:
- a CDS encoding DUF1257 domain-containing protein, producing the protein MSHFTTIQVHIKDGEILSQVLEELGYEVERDAAVRGYQGDRTYAEFVIRQDNGYDLGFRLNGNNYELVADFWGVAMNQKTFVNQVSQKYAHKMLLSTVQDQGFTVEAEEILPDGTVRVLVGRWA
- a CDS encoding carbohydrate kinase, with the protein product MTPPRVLCLGEILFDFLANQPGLPPDQVRSWTPYAGGAPANVAFALTKLGTSAGFIGCVGQDQSGEELIRLLDEAGVDRSGIQRYPAPTRKVSVVLSETGDRTFAGFRGGYQASDFADAYLQADLLPTSLFETADFLVLGTLELAYPDSRAAIERAISLAEQHYVKILVDINWRPMFWPDLAVAIPLIQILLKQVDFLKLSVEEAEWLFGTSDPGAIGHRLGNVEGVLVTAGAAGCAYCLSNHEGRLSAFEVDVEDTTGAGDGFVAGFVHQLCTRGWPALQEADQVRDVVIYASAVGALTALRPGAIAAQPTGAEVDAFLYLNHLNS
- a CDS encoding Uma2 family endonuclease; the protein is MAQALSNPLTLQEFLELPETKPASEYIDGRVIQKPMPKGRHSRLQGKLCAAINQVAEDLKIAYAFPELRCSFAGRSIVPDIAVFRWHRIPFTAAGDVPDNFDLPPDWTIEILSPEQKPNKVLGNLLHCLEHGSNLGWFIDPDDVSILVLQPQQQPVLCQGTQVLPVLPDLALPLTGTQVFHWLKMGQ
- a CDS encoding EAL domain-containing protein; the protein is MDWQTTSGLTSWEGRFLGANLSGYVLSKTFPFHLILGQDLQILQSGDAIQQLFPGITVGSSLQQHFYIRYPNGPINYGELSQQSSTSMVLEASDNSLQLQGQLLFSENRDILFFLGIPHIPHLEALKILGANLSNWKVQDSVADFLFLLQARTVSLSDARRLAEKLTEQRAELHRALAQSELTTAVLEQATDAIEIMDPELKILYVNSAFEKITGYSRSEAIGKTPATLFRAGQPEEGIYAEISRSLSSGQVWHGSYIGRRKDGSFYHQEATLFPVLNYENEVTNYVAIKRDISDRKQTQTKLEHSLSILNATFEATADSILVTDIRGKILHFNQKFVDLWQIPASILNLRDNRQSVLHHIAGQLRDPQSFSSKKMLELYVRPHTESYDILELKDGRVLELYSSPQRLDDVVIGWVWSFRDVTERQRTEARMRYQALYDTLTGLPNRVLFHDRLSDALAQAGGREIQVAVLFLDLDRFKLINDTLGHAAGDLLLQEFAQRLRSCLRDSDVLARWAGDEFTLLIPRINGAEEAAAIAQRIMETLKPEFNLDGHLLRVTSSIGIAIYPQDGTDAETLLKHADAALYQTKEAGRNGYHFYTSTTNSAASAWLTLENHLNRALERQEFVLHYQPQVNLVTGEIIQMEALLRWQSPELGLVSPDQFIPLAEESGLILAIGEWVLRTACRQQRLWQESSLPSVGIGINLSGHQFKQPRLVESIHQILQETGMEPRYLELEITETTVMKDVDRTHLTLEELHQLGISIALDDFGTGYSSLNYLKKFPFHTLKIDQSFIAEVTTDTNDEAIVTAIIALGRVLKLKLVAEGVETREQAQLLQSLGCETMQGYLFSHPVPADRATELLQHRSSPELLPPISGSTDLG